The Halocalculus aciditolerans genome window below encodes:
- a CDS encoding universal stress protein, which produces MPDNVLVALDGSPLAERALMYALETFPKATITTIYVINPIDSVIDVEAGGLPVAEDWYDTAQERATAIHTTATDLAADHDIVLDTVTEVGKPAREILDYAADNGIDQIVMGSHGRSGLDRTFLGSVAETVTRRAQIPVTIIG; this is translated from the coding sequence ATGCCTGACAACGTTCTCGTCGCCTTGGACGGCTCCCCGCTTGCCGAGCGTGCACTCATGTACGCACTCGAGACCTTTCCGAAAGCCACGATTACCACCATTTACGTCATCAACCCGATCGATTCGGTAATCGATGTAGAGGCCGGTGGCTTGCCAGTCGCAGAGGACTGGTACGATACCGCCCAAGAGCGGGCGACCGCGATTCACACGACTGCGACGGATCTCGCGGCGGACCACGATATTGTGCTCGATACTGTCACTGAAGTCGGGAAACCAGCGCGTGAGATTCTCGACTACGCTGCCGACAACGGCATCGACCAGATCGTAATGGGGAGCCACGGTCGGTCAGGCCTAGACCGGACGTTCCTCGGAAGTGTTGCCGAGACAGTCACTCGCCGAGCACAGATCCCGGTAACCATCATTGGATGA
- a CDS encoding tyrosine-type recombinase/integrase translates to MPDRALSTPLDDSFERYLQDKGKGRGGDGGNYRRNAARELERFVEWAAGDRGADDWTGIVPNDADREPTFDDLDERVFREYARHLGGDRGLKQNTVQTYYRYISAWCGWCVNEGYLEAHYAQRASAMAPLPEDDGRKPGDQQAWTSEQRHALTRHVDERARDAVEAYTTLPEDTDSLDKQRRRYAALKAARDRALVFVLAYTAVRVGELLRDPNDPRRRGIRWEDLSLDDGSMDVYRKKQQWDAASLPDPVISPLRSYHQLMNPPTERWPVFPTFDQRTLAELVREELVERGVRSEVITKRRDEYARDLLLVLDEDIRPPSITTDGARSILQRLSETAEIDIDHPKHDYLAPHGGRRGMGEVLVRAFGYTVAARYLDNSEEMVRERYSHIEAGELGDVATEALSEIDG, encoded by the coding sequence ATGCCTGATCGAGCGCTTTCGACACCGCTCGACGACAGCTTCGAGCGCTACCTCCAGGACAAGGGGAAAGGCCGCGGTGGCGACGGCGGGAACTACCGACGTAACGCTGCACGCGAGCTCGAGCGGTTCGTCGAGTGGGCCGCCGGCGACCGCGGTGCCGACGACTGGACCGGGATCGTCCCCAACGACGCCGACCGAGAGCCGACCTTCGACGATCTCGATGAACGTGTCTTCCGGGAGTACGCTCGGCATCTCGGTGGAGATCGGGGACTCAAGCAGAACACGGTACAAACCTATTACCGCTATATCTCTGCGTGGTGTGGCTGGTGCGTCAACGAAGGGTATCTCGAAGCACATTACGCGCAGCGAGCGAGTGCGATGGCGCCGCTGCCGGAGGATGACGGCCGCAAGCCCGGTGACCAGCAGGCCTGGACGTCGGAACAGCGCCACGCCCTCACCCGCCATGTCGACGAACGGGCCCGCGACGCCGTCGAGGCGTACACGACACTCCCGGAGGATACTGACTCCCTCGACAAGCAGCGAAGACGCTACGCGGCGCTGAAGGCGGCTCGTGACCGGGCGCTGGTGTTCGTCCTCGCGTACACAGCTGTCCGCGTTGGGGAACTCCTCCGAGATCCAAACGACCCGCGCCGGCGCGGCATCCGCTGGGAGGACCTCTCCCTCGACGACGGGAGTATGGACGTCTACCGGAAGAAACAGCAGTGGGACGCCGCCAGTCTCCCCGATCCGGTGATCTCGCCGCTGCGGAGCTACCACCAGCTGATGAATCCACCGACGGAGCGCTGGCCGGTGTTTCCGACGTTCGACCAACGGACGCTCGCGGAGCTCGTTCGGGAAGAGCTAGTCGAACGAGGGGTACGCTCAGAAGTGATAACTAAGCGCCGTGACGAATACGCCCGCGACCTACTGCTAGTGCTCGATGAGGACATTAGGCCGCCGTCGATCACGACGGACGGTGCACGGTCGATTCTCCAGCGGCTCTCTGAGACCGCAGAGATCGATATCGACCATCCAAAGCACGATTATCTTGCTCCGCACGGTGGTCGACGTGGGATGGGGGAGGTACTTGTTCGCGCGTTTGGGTACACGGTGGCGGCCCGGTATCTCGATAACTCCGAAGAGATGGTCCGAGAGCGCTACTCGCACATCGAGGCCGGAGAACTCGGTGACGTTGCAACAGAGGCGCTCTCAGAAATTGATGGGTAA